The following coding sequences are from one Musa acuminata AAA Group cultivar baxijiao chromosome BXJ2-4, Cavendish_Baxijiao_AAA, whole genome shotgun sequence window:
- the LOC135583542 gene encoding homeobox-leucine zipper protein HOX3-like isoform X2: MGSLGRSPSGLDLTIGVPGSSSSSSSSSPVWSAGGGGGSMRDLDINQPAYGGEEDYPMGSVDEEEEEGGTPRPKKLRLSKEQSRLLEESFTQHHTLNPKQKEALAMKLELRPRQVEVWFQNRRARTKLKHTEMECEFLKRCFGSLTQENRRLQREVEELRALRVAPPTVLSPHTRQPLPASSLTMCPRCERVTAAPHLAPSSAGRHPFHRPATLPFAGIADG; this comes from the exons ATGGGGAGTCTCGGGAGGAGCCCATCCGGGCTGGACCTCACCATTGGTGTTCCTGGttcgagctcttcttcttcttcttcttccccagtTTGGTCTG cgggtggtggtggtggcagcaTGAGGGACTTGGACATAAACCAGCCAGCTTATGGCGGAGAGGAGGATTACCCCATGGGAAGCGTcgacgaagaggaagaggagggcggGACTCCCAGGCCCAAGAAGCTCCGGCTCTCCAAGGAGCAGTCTAGGCTACTGGAAGAGAGCTTTACGCAGCATCACACCTTGAACCCT AAGCAGAAGGAAGCGTTGGCGATGAAGCTGGAACTGAGGCCGCGCCAAGTGGAGGTGTGGTTTCAGAACCGCAGGGCCAG GACGAAGCTGAAGCACACGGAGATGGAGTGCGAGTTCCTGAAGCGGTGCTTCGGGTCGTTGACGCAGGAGAACCGCCGGCTGCAGCGGGAGGTGGAGGAGCTGCGGGCGCTGCGGGTGGCCCCGCCCACCGTGCTCTCCCCCCACACCCGCCAGCCGCTGCCGGCCTCGTCCTTGACCATGTGCCCCCGGTGCGAGCGGGTGACCGCGGCGCCGCACCTCGCGCCGTCGTCGGCAGGGCGCCACCCATTCCACCGTCCCGCCACCCTGCCTTTCGCCGGAATCGCGGATGGCTGA
- the LOC135583542 gene encoding homeobox-leucine zipper protein HOX3-like isoform X1: protein MGSLGRSPSGLDLTIGVPGSSSSSSSSSPVWSGRLSFSGGGGGSMRDLDINQPAYGGEEDYPMGSVDEEEEEGGTPRPKKLRLSKEQSRLLEESFTQHHTLNPVSHPPKPSSNSLQVKKQKEALAMKLELRPRQVEVWFQNRRARTKLKHTEMECEFLKRCFGSLTQENRRLQREVEELRALRVAPPTVLSPHTRQPLPASSLTMCPRCERVTAAPHLAPSSAGRHPFHRPATLPFAGIADG, encoded by the exons ATGGGGAGTCTCGGGAGGAGCCCATCCGGGCTGGACCTCACCATTGGTGTTCCTGGttcgagctcttcttcttcttcttcttccccagtTTGGTCTGGTAGGCTCTCCTTCT cgggtggtggtggtggcagcaTGAGGGACTTGGACATAAACCAGCCAGCTTATGGCGGAGAGGAGGATTACCCCATGGGAAGCGTcgacgaagaggaagaggagggcggGACTCCCAGGCCCAAGAAGCTCCGGCTCTCCAAGGAGCAGTCTAGGCTACTGGAAGAGAGCTTTACGCAGCATCACACCTTGAACCCTGTGAGTCATCCTCCAAAACCCTCCTCCAACTCTCTGCAGGTCAAA AAGCAGAAGGAAGCGTTGGCGATGAAGCTGGAACTGAGGCCGCGCCAAGTGGAGGTGTGGTTTCAGAACCGCAGGGCCAG GACGAAGCTGAAGCACACGGAGATGGAGTGCGAGTTCCTGAAGCGGTGCTTCGGGTCGTTGACGCAGGAGAACCGCCGGCTGCAGCGGGAGGTGGAGGAGCTGCGGGCGCTGCGGGTGGCCCCGCCCACCGTGCTCTCCCCCCACACCCGCCAGCCGCTGCCGGCCTCGTCCTTGACCATGTGCCCCCGGTGCGAGCGGGTGACCGCGGCGCCGCACCTCGCGCCGTCGTCGGCAGGGCGCCACCCATTCCACCGTCCCGCCACCCTGCCTTTCGCCGGAATCGCGGATGGCTGA
- the LOC135583542 gene encoding homeobox-leucine zipper protein HOX3-like isoform X3: MRDLDINQPAYGGEEDYPMGSVDEEEEEGGTPRPKKLRLSKEQSRLLEESFTQHHTLNPKQKEALAMKLELRPRQVEVWFQNRRARTKLKHTEMECEFLKRCFGSLTQENRRLQREVEELRALRVAPPTVLSPHTRQPLPASSLTMCPRCERVTAAPHLAPSSAGRHPFHRPATLPFAGIADG; the protein is encoded by the exons aTGAGGGACTTGGACATAAACCAGCCAGCTTATGGCGGAGAGGAGGATTACCCCATGGGAAGCGTcgacgaagaggaagaggagggcggGACTCCCAGGCCCAAGAAGCTCCGGCTCTCCAAGGAGCAGTCTAGGCTACTGGAAGAGAGCTTTACGCAGCATCACACCTTGAACCCT AAGCAGAAGGAAGCGTTGGCGATGAAGCTGGAACTGAGGCCGCGCCAAGTGGAGGTGTGGTTTCAGAACCGCAGGGCCAG GACGAAGCTGAAGCACACGGAGATGGAGTGCGAGTTCCTGAAGCGGTGCTTCGGGTCGTTGACGCAGGAGAACCGCCGGCTGCAGCGGGAGGTGGAGGAGCTGCGGGCGCTGCGGGTGGCCCCGCCCACCGTGCTCTCCCCCCACACCCGCCAGCCGCTGCCGGCCTCGTCCTTGACCATGTGCCCCCGGTGCGAGCGGGTGACCGCGGCGCCGCACCTCGCGCCGTCGTCGGCAGGGCGCCACCCATTCCACCGTCCCGCCACCCTGCCTTTCGCCGGAATCGCGGATGGCTGA
- the LOC135608699 gene encoding uncharacterized protein LOC135608699, with the protein MQRGNPNSPPPRIKSMLVVVLVMASLVAGRSATVERDVGSDTQVKCTCYPCGCAQSPPPPPPPKWPVPYCPPPPPAPFLYIVGAPGNLYPFDTANFPSSSCRSYAGLTPVFVLSGLVALLMLWWL; encoded by the coding sequence ATGCAACGAGGCAACCCGAACTCGCCGCCACCGCGCATCAAGTCGATGCTTGTTGTGGTGCTGGTGATGGCTTCCTTGGTGGCCGGACGCTCAGCAACAGTAGAGCGCGATGTGGGGTCCGATACGCAGGTCAAGTGCACTTGCTATCCCTGCGGTTGCGCACAAAgcccgccgccaccaccaccgccgaAGTGGCCAGTGCCATACTGTCCACCTCCACCGCCGGCGCCGTTTCTTTACATAGTTGGCGCGCCGGGCAATCTGTACCCGTTCGATACTGCAAACTTCCCCTCGAGCTCCTGCCGGAGCTACGCCGGGCTGACGCCGGTCTTTGTGCTCTCCGGGCTGGTTGCGCTGTTGATGTTGTGGTGGCTATGA
- the LOC135609951 gene encoding sm-like protein LSM8, with protein sequence MSTGPGLESLVDQTISVITNDGRNIVGVLRGFDQATNIILDESHERVYSTKEGVQQLVLGLYIIRGDNISVVGELDEELDANLDLSKLRAHPLKPVIH encoded by the exons ATGTCAACAGGCCCTGGACTCGAGTCATTGGTAGATC AAACAATATCAGTCATTACAAATGATGGGCGCAACATTGTG GGAGTTTTGAGAGGCTTTGACCAGGCTACAAATATTATTCTTGATGAATCTCATGAGAGGGTTTACTCTACCAAG GAAGGTGTGCAGCAACTTGTCTTAGGGCTCTATATTATAAGAGGCGATAACAT AAGTGTAGTGGGAGAGTTAGATGAAGAACTGGATGCAAATCTCGACTTGTCCAAACTCAGGGCGCATCCTCTTAAACCTGTGATACATTAA